The following are from one region of the Klebsiella aerogenes genome:
- a CDS encoding valine--tRNA ligase, giving the protein MEKTYNPQDIEQPLYEHWEKQGYFKPNGDESQESFCIMIPPPNVTGSLHMGHAFQQTIMDTMIRYQRMQGKNTLWQAGTDHAGIATQMVVERKIAAEEGKTRHDYGRDAFIDKIWQWKAESGGTITRQMRRLGNSVDWERERFTMDEGLSNAVKEVFVRLYKEDLIYRGKRLVNWDPKLRTAISDLEVENRESKGSMWHIRYPLADGAKTADGKDYLVVATTRPETILGDTGVAVNPEDPRYKDLIGKFVMLPLVDRRIPIVGDEHADMEKGTGCVKITPAHDFNDYEVGRRHALPMINILTFDGDIRETAEVYDTKGEESDVYSNTIPAEFQKLERFAARKAIVAAIDALGLLEEIKPHDLTVPYGDRGGVVIEPMLTDQWYVRADVLAKPAVEAVENGDIQFVPKQYENMYFSWMRDIQDWCISRQLWWGHRIPAWYDNDGNVYVGRTEDEVRQENNLGADVALRQDEDVLDTWFSSALWTFSTLGWPENTDALRQFHPTSVMVSGFDIIFFWIARMIMMTMHFIKDENGKPQVPFKTVYMTGLIRDDEGQKMSKSKGNVIDPLDMVDGISLADLLEKRTGNMMQPQLAEKIAKRTEKQFPNGIEPHGTDALRFTLAALASTGRDINWDMKRLEGYRNFCNKLWNASRFVLMNTEDQDCGFNGGEMTLSLADRWILAEFNQTVKAYREALDNFRFDIAAGILYEFTWNQFCDWYLELTKPVMTGGSESELRGTRNTLVTVLEGLLRLAHPIIPFITETIWQRVKVICGNTADTIMLQPFPEYNAAQVDEAAASDTEWLKQAIVAVRNIRAEMNIAPGKPLELLLRGCSKDAERRVNDNRSFLLNLARLESITVLPADDKGPVSVTKIIDGAELLIPMAGLINKDDELARLAKEVAKIEGEIARIEGKLSNEGFVARAPEAVIAKEREKLDGYAEAKAKLIEQQAVIAAL; this is encoded by the coding sequence ATGGAAAAGACATACAACCCACAAGATATCGAACAGCCGCTTTACGAGCACTGGGAAAAGCAGGGCTATTTCAAACCGAATGGTGATGAAAGCCAGGAGAGCTTCTGCATCATGATCCCGCCGCCGAACGTCACCGGCAGTTTGCATATGGGTCATGCCTTCCAGCAAACCATCATGGATACCATGATTCGCTACCAGCGCATGCAGGGTAAAAACACCCTGTGGCAGGCGGGTACCGACCACGCGGGTATCGCTACCCAGATGGTGGTTGAGCGTAAGATTGCCGCGGAAGAAGGTAAAACTCGCCACGACTACGGTCGCGACGCCTTCATCGACAAAATCTGGCAGTGGAAAGCGGAATCCGGCGGTACCATTACCCGTCAGATGCGCCGCCTCGGCAACTCCGTAGACTGGGAGCGCGAGCGCTTCACTATGGATGAAGGCCTGTCCAACGCCGTGAAAGAAGTCTTCGTCCGTCTGTACAAAGAAGACCTGATTTACCGTGGCAAGCGCCTGGTAAACTGGGATCCGAAACTGCGCACCGCCATTTCCGACCTCGAAGTGGAAAACCGCGAATCGAAAGGTTCCATGTGGCACATCCGCTACCCGCTGGCCGATGGTGCGAAAACCGCAGACGGTAAAGATTACCTGGTGGTGGCGACCACCCGTCCGGAAACCATTCTGGGCGATACTGGCGTGGCCGTGAACCCGGAAGATCCGCGCTATAAAGATCTGATCGGTAAATTCGTGATGCTGCCGCTGGTTGACCGCCGTATTCCGATCGTCGGCGACGAACACGCCGATATGGAAAAAGGCACCGGCTGCGTGAAGATCACCCCGGCGCACGACTTTAACGACTATGAAGTCGGTCGTCGTCACGCCCTGCCAATGATCAACATTCTGACCTTTGATGGCGACATCCGCGAAACCGCGGAAGTGTATGATACCAAAGGCGAAGAGTCTGACGTTTACTCCAACACTATCCCGGCTGAATTCCAGAAGCTGGAACGCTTTGCCGCGCGTAAAGCGATCGTCGCTGCCATCGATGCGCTGGGCCTGCTGGAAGAAATCAAACCGCACGATCTGACCGTTCCTTACGGCGACCGTGGCGGCGTGGTTATCGAACCGATGCTGACCGACCAGTGGTACGTCCGTGCTGACGTACTGGCGAAACCGGCGGTAGAAGCGGTTGAGAACGGCGACATTCAGTTCGTACCGAAGCAGTACGAAAACATGTACTTCTCCTGGATGCGCGATATTCAGGACTGGTGTATCTCCCGTCAGCTGTGGTGGGGTCACCGTATCCCGGCATGGTATGACAACGACGGCAACGTCTACGTTGGCCGTACCGAAGACGAAGTGCGTCAGGAAAACAACCTCGGCGCCGACGTTGCACTGCGTCAGGACGAAGACGTTCTCGACACCTGGTTCTCCTCCGCGCTGTGGACCTTCTCTACCCTCGGCTGGCCGGAAAACACCGACGCGCTGCGTCAGTTCCACCCGACCAGCGTAATGGTTTCCGGCTTCGACATCATCTTCTTCTGGATTGCCCGCATGATCATGATGACCATGCACTTCATCAAAGATGAAAACGGCAAGCCGCAGGTTCCGTTCAAGACCGTCTACATGACCGGTCTGATTCGTGACGACGAAGGCCAGAAGATGTCCAAATCCAAGGGCAACGTAATTGACCCGCTGGATATGGTCGACGGTATCTCCCTGGCAGACCTGCTGGAAAAACGTACCGGCAACATGATGCAGCCGCAGTTGGCTGAGAAGATCGCCAAGCGTACCGAGAAGCAGTTCCCGAACGGCATCGAACCGCACGGCACCGACGCGCTGCGCTTTACCCTGGCGGCGCTGGCCTCTACCGGTCGCGACATCAACTGGGATATGAAGCGTCTGGAAGGCTACCGTAACTTCTGTAACAAGCTGTGGAACGCCAGCCGCTTCGTGCTGATGAACACAGAAGATCAGGATTGCGGCTTCAACGGCGGCGAAATGACCCTGTCTCTGGCGGACCGCTGGATCCTGGCTGAATTCAACCAGACCGTTAAAGCGTACCGCGAAGCGCTGGATAACTTCCGCTTCGATATTGCTGCGGGCATCCTGTACGAGTTCACCTGGAACCAGTTCTGCGACTGGTATCTGGAGCTGACCAAGCCTGTTATGACCGGTGGTTCCGAGTCTGAACTGCGCGGCACCCGTAATACGCTGGTGACCGTGCTGGAAGGCCTGCTGCGCCTGGCGCACCCGATCATTCCATTCATTACCGAAACCATCTGGCAGCGCGTGAAGGTGATTTGTGGCAACACCGCAGATACCATCATGCTGCAGCCGTTCCCGGAATATAACGCGGCTCAGGTAGATGAAGCGGCGGCTTCTGATACCGAATGGCTGAAGCAGGCGATCGTTGCCGTACGTAATATCCGCGCGGAAATGAACATCGCTCCGGGCAAACCGCTTGAACTGCTGCTGCGCGGCTGCAGCAAAGATGCGGAGCGTCGCGTTAACGACAACCGCAGCTTCCTGCTGAACCTGGCGCGTCTGGAAAGCATCACCGTGCTGCCAGCCGATGACAAAGGTCCGGTCTCCGTGACCAAAATCATCGACGGCGCCGAGCTGCTGATCCCGATGGCTGGCCTCATCAACAAAGACGATGAGCTGGCGCGTCTGGCAAAAGAAGTGGCGAAAATCGAAGGTGAGATTGCCCGTATCGAAGGCAAGCTGTCCAACGAAGGTTTCGTTGCTCGCGCGCCGGAAGCGGTTATCGCCAAAGAGCGTGAGAAGCTGGACGGTTACGCAGAAGCGAAAGCCAAGCTGATTGAACAGCAAGCAGTCATCGCCGCGCTGTAA
- a CDS encoding GNAT family N-acetyltransferase, which yields MNTSATLTLSLRRITANDNPAIANVIRQVSAEYGLTADKGYTVADPNLDELYELYSQPGAAYWVVEQNGEVVGGGGVAPLSCSESDICELQKMYFMTSARGKGLAKKLALLAMAHAREQGFKRCYLETTAFLKEAIALYEHLGFEHIDEPLGCTGHVDCEVRMLKTL from the coding sequence ATGAATACGAGCGCAACCCTAACGCTATCCCTGCGCCGCATCACGGCGAATGATAATCCGGCGATAGCCAACGTTATCCGCCAGGTGTCCGCAGAATACGGCCTGACCGCCGATAAAGGTTATACGGTAGCCGATCCGAACCTGGATGAACTCTATGAGCTCTATAGCCAGCCGGGGGCCGCCTATTGGGTCGTCGAACAGAATGGCGAAGTGGTCGGCGGCGGCGGCGTGGCTCCGCTCTCATGTAGCGAATCCGATATCTGCGAGCTGCAGAAAATGTATTTTATGACCTCGGCGCGCGGTAAAGGTCTGGCGAAAAAGCTGGCACTGCTGGCAATGGCTCACGCCCGCGAGCAGGGTTTTAAACGCTGCTATCTGGAAACCACCGCGTTTCTTAAAGAAGCGATTGCCCTGTATGAGCATCTGGGCTTTGAGCATATCGACGAACCGCTGGGCTGCACCGGCCACGTCGATTGCGAAGTGCGGATGTTAAAAACGCTGTAG
- the miaE gene encoding tRNA isopentenyl-2-thiomethyl-A-37 hydroxylase MiaE gives MDYPQILSPILDFLHCRTPQAWIDEARKPQNLPLLLTDHMVCELKAAQNAMLLVRRYVADKDGADELLECLKPYEDFTYRRGPEPDFVALHKQINKSTMPRTDDPWGNQLLDSMILLIKEELHHFWQVREIMLARDIPYVKITASNYARGMRREVRSHEPVMLIDKLICGAYIEARSCERFAALAPWLDEDLQKFYLSLLRSEARHYQDYLDLAQKMAGEDISDRVRQLGEAEAALILRAESEFRFHSGVPTAP, from the coding sequence ATGGATTACCCGCAAATACTCTCCCCGATTTTAGATTTTCTCCACTGCCGGACGCCGCAGGCGTGGATTGACGAAGCCCGTAAACCGCAAAACCTGCCACTGTTGCTGACCGACCACATGGTATGCGAGCTGAAAGCGGCGCAGAACGCCATGCTGCTGGTGCGTCGTTACGTCGCCGACAAAGACGGCGCCGACGAATTGCTTGAGTGCCTGAAGCCGTACGAAGACTTCACCTATCGTCGGGGGCCGGAACCCGATTTCGTCGCCCTGCATAAACAGATCAACAAAAGCACCATGCCGCGGACTGACGACCCGTGGGGTAATCAACTGCTCGACAGCATGATTTTGCTGATCAAAGAGGAGTTGCACCACTTCTGGCAGGTACGAGAAATTATGCTGGCGCGCGATATCCCTTACGTCAAAATCACCGCCAGTAATTATGCTCGCGGCATGCGTCGGGAGGTGCGTTCACACGAACCGGTCATGTTGATAGATAAGCTGATTTGCGGCGCCTATATCGAGGCGCGCTCCTGTGAGCGTTTTGCCGCGCTGGCGCCGTGGCTCGACGAAGACCTGCAAAAGTTTTATCTGTCGCTGTTGCGCTCTGAGGCGCGCCATTATCAGGATTACCTGGATTTGGCGCAGAAGATGGCCGGTGAGGATATCAGCGATCGCGTGCGCCAGCTTGGCGAAGCGGAGGCGGCGTTGATTCTCCGAGCGGAGAGCGAGTTCCGTTTCCACAGCGGCGTACCGACGGCGCCGTAG
- the rraB gene encoding ribonuclease E inhibitor RraB produces the protein MANPELLEEQREETRLIIEELLEDGSDPDALYTIEHHLSADDFETLEKMAVEAFKMGYEVTEPEELEVEEGEVVICCDILSESALNAELIDAQVEQLMNLAEKFDVEYDGWGTYYEDPNGEDDDGEDDEDLIDEDDTGVRH, from the coding sequence ATGGCAAACCCGGAACTACTGGAAGAACAGCGTGAGGAAACGCGTCTGATTATCGAAGAGCTGCTCGAAGACGGCAGCGATCCGGACGCGCTGTATACCATTGAGCATCATCTCTCTGCCGACGATTTCGAGACGTTGGAAAAAATGGCGGTAGAGGCCTTCAAGATGGGTTATGAAGTCACTGAGCCGGAAGAGCTGGAAGTAGAAGAAGGCGAGGTGGTGATTTGCTGCGATATCCTGAGCGAAAGCGCGCTGAACGCTGAGCTTATCGACGCCCAGGTTGAACAGCTGATGAACCTGGCGGAAAAATTCGACGTCGAGTATGACGGTTGGGGCACTTACTACGAAGACCCGAACGGCGAAGACGATGACGGCGAAGATGACGAAGATTTAATTGACGAAGACGACACCGGCGTACGCCACTAA
- the argF gene encoding ornithine carbamoyltransferase, whose translation MTALYQKHFLRLLDFTAAEITGLVDLAAQLKADKKNGIEAQKLTGKNIALIFEKDSTRTRCSFEVAAYDQGARVTYLGSSGSQIGHKESMKDTARVLGRMYDGIQYRGYGQELVETLAEYAGVPVWNGLTDEFHPTQLLADLLTMKEHLPGKAFNEMTLVYAGDARNNMGNSMLEAAALTGLDLRLVAPKACWPEAGLVAECSALAKQRGGNITLTEDIAAGVNGADFIYTDVWVSMGEPKEKWAERIALLRGFQVNKAMMQLTGNPQVKFLHCLPAFHDDQTTLGKQMAAEYGLHGGMEVTDEVFESPASIVFDQAENRMHTIKAVMVATLGKP comes from the coding sequence ATGACCGCGTTATATCAGAAACATTTCTTGAGATTACTTGATTTTACTGCTGCAGAAATTACCGGCCTGGTCGATCTGGCCGCTCAGTTGAAAGCCGATAAGAAAAACGGCATAGAAGCCCAGAAACTTACGGGCAAAAACATCGCGCTCATCTTCGAAAAAGACTCCACTCGTACACGATGCTCTTTCGAAGTTGCCGCATATGACCAGGGCGCGCGCGTGACCTATCTCGGTTCCAGCGGCAGTCAAATCGGCCATAAAGAATCGATGAAAGATACCGCCCGCGTGCTGGGCCGCATGTATGACGGTATTCAGTACCGCGGCTATGGCCAGGAGCTGGTGGAAACCCTGGCGGAATACGCTGGCGTGCCGGTATGGAACGGCCTGACCGATGAGTTTCACCCCACCCAGTTGCTGGCTGACCTGCTGACCATGAAAGAGCATCTGCCGGGCAAAGCGTTTAATGAGATGACGCTGGTCTATGCTGGCGATGCGCGTAATAACATGGGCAATTCAATGCTGGAAGCCGCCGCGCTGACCGGGTTGGATCTGCGCCTTGTCGCGCCGAAAGCCTGCTGGCCGGAAGCCGGGTTAGTGGCTGAATGCAGCGCGCTCGCGAAGCAGCGCGGCGGAAATATTACCCTGACGGAAGATATCGCTGCCGGGGTGAACGGCGCCGATTTCATTTATACCGATGTGTGGGTGTCGATGGGCGAGCCGAAGGAAAAATGGGCAGAGCGTATCGCCCTGCTGCGCGGTTTCCAGGTGAACAAAGCGATGATGCAGTTGACCGGCAACCCGCAGGTAAAATTCCTCCATTGCCTGCCAGCGTTCCACGACGATCAAACCACCCTCGGCAAGCAGATGGCGGCGGAATATGGGCTGCACGGCGGAATGGAAGTCACCGATGAAGTATTTGAATCGCCCGCAAGCATCGTGTTCGATCAGGCGGAAAACCGGATGCACACCATCAAAGCGGTGATGGTGGCGACGCTCGGGAAACCGTGA
- a CDS encoding YhcH/YjgK/YiaL family protein: MIVGNIHHLQSWLPDALRQAIEHVKAHVSEATPLGKHDIDGNHVFYLISEDTTEPQAERRAEYHARYLDIQIVLRGQEGMTFSTLPAGEPQTDWLADKDIAFLAEGAQEKTVILNEGDFVVFYPGEVHKPLCAVGAPAKVRKAVVKVLID, encoded by the coding sequence ATGATCGTTGGCAATATTCATCATCTGCAGTCCTGGCTGCCGGACGCGCTGCGTCAGGCTATTGAGCATGTTAAAGCCCACGTCAGCGAGGCGACGCCGCTTGGCAAGCACGATATCGACGGCAATCATGTGTTCTATCTGATTTCTGAAGATACGACCGAACCGCAGGCCGAACGTCGCGCCGAGTATCACGCCCGCTATCTGGATATCCAGATTGTGCTGCGCGGCCAGGAAGGGATGACCTTCAGCACCTTACCTGCGGGTGAGCCGCAGACCGACTGGTTGGCGGACAAAGACATCGCCTTCCTTGCCGAAGGAGCGCAGGAGAAAACCGTTATCCTCAACGAGGGGGATTTTGTGGTGTTTTATCCGGGCGAAGTGCATAAACCGCTTTGCGCCGTCGGGGCTCCGGCGAAGGTGCGCAAAGCGGTGGTGAAGGTATTGATCGATTAA
- a CDS encoding pyrBI operon leader peptide, whose product MANCVRHCCVLPRLKADAGLAFFFPLLNEFSKPLI is encoded by the coding sequence ATGGCCAATTGCGTACGACATTGCTGTGTCTTACCGCGTCTGAAAGCAGACGCTGGCCTGGCGTTTTTCTTTCCGTTGCTCAATGAATTCTCGAAGCCCCTTATTTAA
- the pyrB gene encoding aspartate carbamoyltransferase, giving the protein MANPLYQKHIISINDLSREDLELVLATAAKLKANPQPELLKHKVIASCFFEASTRTRLSFETAMHRLGASVVGFSDSSNTSLGKKGETLADTISVISTYVDAIVMRHPQEGAARLATEFSGGIPVLNAGDGANQHPTQTLLDLFTIQETQGRLENLNVAMVGDLKYGRTVHSLTQALAKFNGNRFYFIAPDALAMPQYILDMLDEKGIAWSLHSAIDEVMEEVDILYMTRVQKERLDPSEYANVKAQFILRAADLEGARANMKVLHPLPRIDEITTDVDKTPHAWYFQQAGNGIFARQALLALVLNSELAL; this is encoded by the coding sequence ATGGCTAACCCGCTGTATCAAAAACATATCATTTCCATAAACGATCTCAGCCGCGAAGACCTCGAACTGGTGCTGGCGACGGCGGCAAAGCTGAAAGCCAACCCGCAACCCGAGCTACTGAAGCATAAGGTTATCGCCAGCTGTTTCTTTGAAGCCTCGACCCGTACCCGTCTCTCTTTTGAAACGGCGATGCACCGCCTGGGCGCCAGCGTCGTCGGCTTCTCCGACAGCAGCAACACGTCGCTGGGCAAGAAAGGCGAAACCCTGGCCGATACCATTTCGGTCATCAGCACCTACGTCGACGCCATCGTGATGCGCCACCCACAGGAAGGCGCCGCGCGCCTGGCGACCGAGTTCTCCGGCGGCATTCCGGTCCTCAACGCTGGCGACGGTGCCAACCAGCATCCGACGCAAACCCTGCTCGACCTGTTCACGATTCAGGAAACTCAGGGGCGCCTCGAGAATCTCAACGTGGCTATGGTCGGCGATCTGAAATATGGCCGTACCGTACACTCGTTGACCCAGGCGCTGGCGAAATTCAACGGCAACCGTTTCTACTTCATCGCCCCGGACGCGCTGGCGATGCCGCAGTACATTCTCGATATGCTGGACGAAAAAGGCATCGCCTGGAGCCTGCATAGCGCCATCGACGAAGTGATGGAAGAGGTCGATATCCTGTACATGACACGCGTGCAGAAAGAGCGTCTGGATCCATCGGAATACGCCAACGTGAAGGCGCAATTTATCCTGCGCGCCGCCGACCTCGAAGGCGCGCGCGCCAACATGAAGGTGCTACACCCGCTGCCGCGCATTGATGAAATCACCACCGATGTCGATAAAACGCCGCACGCCTGGTACTTCCAGCAGGCCGGCAACGGCATCTTCGCCCGCCAGGCGTTACTGGCACTGGTACTGAATAGCGAGCTGGCACTGTAA
- the pyrI gene encoding aspartate carbamoyltransferase regulatory subunit: MTHDNKLQVEAIKRGTVIDHIPAQVGFKLLTLFKLTETDQRITIGLNLPSGEMGRKDLIKIENTFLTDEQVNQLALYAPQATVNRIDDYEVVGKSRPNLPERINSVLVCPNSNCISHAEPVSSSFAVKKRADDIALKCKYCEKEFSHYVVLAN; this comes from the coding sequence ATGACACACGACAATAAACTGCAAGTAGAAGCCATTAAACGCGGCACCGTGATCGACCATATCCCGGCACAGGTCGGCTTCAAGCTGTTAACCCTGTTCAAGCTCACCGAAACCGACCAGCGCATTACCATCGGCCTGAACCTGCCATCCGGCGAGATGGGGCGTAAGGACTTGATCAAGATTGAGAATACTTTCCTGACCGACGAGCAAGTCAATCAGCTGGCGCTGTATGCGCCGCAGGCGACGGTTAACCGCATCGACGATTACGAAGTGGTGGGTAAATCCCGCCCGAATCTGCCGGAGCGCATTAACAGCGTGCTGGTCTGCCCGAACAGCAACTGTATCAGCCACGCTGAGCCAGTCTCCTCCAGTTTTGCAGTGAAAAAACGCGCCGATGACATTGCACTCAAATGCAAATACTGTGAAAAAGAGTTTTCCCATTATGTGGTGCTGGCCAATTAA
- the ridA gene encoding 2-iminobutanoate/2-iminopropanoate deaminase: MSKTIATENAPAAIGPYVQGVDLGSMIITSGQIPVDPKTGSVSEDVAAQARQSLDNVKAIVEAAGLKVGDIVKTTVFVKDLNDFATVNAAYEAFFTEHNATFPARSCVEVARLPKDVKIEIEAIAIRR, translated from the coding sequence ATGAGCAAAACTATTGCGACGGAAAATGCACCAGCAGCTATTGGCCCATACGTACAAGGTGTTGATCTGGGTAGCATGATCATCACTTCCGGCCAGATCCCAGTAGACCCAAAAACCGGCAGCGTGTCGGAAGATGTCGCCGCGCAGGCGCGTCAGTCTCTGGACAACGTGAAAGCTATCGTTGAAGCCGCTGGCCTGAAAGTGGGCGATATCGTGAAAACCACCGTTTTCGTGAAAGATCTGAACGATTTCGCCACCGTGAATGCCGCGTATGAAGCCTTCTTCACCGAGCATAACGCCACTTTCCCGGCGCGTTCCTGCGTGGAAGTCGCGCGTCTGCCGAAAGACGTGAAGATTGAGATTGAAGCTATCGCGATCCGTCGCTAA
- a CDS encoding family 20 glycosylhydrolase, with protein MLNTVRYSLLTSGILLSGMALAAPAGELPLMPWPAHVERPQAQGALALNNQLTLNISGDDLGDAASRWRERLARQTGWILHPQLTPAKNPTISVMIGKKVPFLPQPDSDESYQLTVNANGAILKANTRFGALRGMETLLQLVQNGPDGTTIPYVTIDDAPRFPWRGLLLDSARHFMPLAAIKRQIDGMAAAKLNVLHWHLTDDQGWRFASSRYPKLQQQASDGLFYTQAQMKEIVRYAAERGIRVVPEIDMPGHASAIAVAYPELMSAPGPYSMERHWGVLKPVLDPTKEATYAFAEAMVSELAAIFPDPYLHIGGDEVDDSQWRANPAIQKFLKEKGLADSHALQAYFNRRLETLLEKHHRQMVGWDEIYHPDLPKSILIQSWQGQDALGEVAKNGYRGILSTGFYLDQPQYTAYHYRNEVIPQGLNGVDTITDSDSAQSWQFSMPRLKGSAVEGSFTLVKGDSGWRGFIDFKGKSRRAVQDIEWLSDDQVTFSVDTWMGETRPVLTINADKLGGYFLLGNTRYPIDGKRLDAVPQGIQPTVPDAQQQKNLLGGEAALWAENIAAPVIDIKLWPRAFAVAERLWSAQDVTDSDNMYQRLQAIDSWSTVSVGLQQHTQQLEQFTRLANSSHTLALQILAEALEPAHYYTRQHLKFQADHYHQFEPLNRLADALPAESDTVRSLNRWAERLISDAEDSESADALRHVFTRWQNNGGDALALTDNNYQLAAIKPVAQQVDKLASLGLRLTDLVARQGTLDDKEYASIQAQLDTAAKTQDELVIAAVYPLEKLLRATKIK; from the coding sequence ATGCTTAACACCGTGCGTTACAGTCTGCTGACCAGCGGAATATTACTCAGCGGTATGGCGCTTGCCGCCCCGGCAGGGGAACTGCCGTTGATGCCGTGGCCCGCTCATGTCGAACGCCCACAGGCGCAGGGGGCGTTGGCGTTGAATAATCAGCTGACGCTCAATATCAGCGGTGATGATCTGGGTGATGCCGCTAGCCGCTGGCGTGAACGCCTCGCGCGGCAAACCGGTTGGATATTACATCCGCAGCTCACTCCGGCGAAAAACCCGACGATCAGCGTGATGATCGGCAAAAAGGTGCCTTTTCTGCCGCAGCCGGATAGCGACGAAAGTTATCAACTCACGGTCAACGCCAATGGCGCGATCCTGAAGGCCAATACCCGCTTCGGTGCGCTGCGCGGCATGGAAACGCTGCTGCAACTGGTGCAAAACGGCCCTGACGGCACGACGATCCCTTATGTCACCATTGATGATGCGCCGCGTTTCCCATGGCGTGGATTGCTGTTGGATTCCGCACGCCACTTTATGCCGCTGGCGGCTATTAAGCGGCAGATTGACGGCATGGCGGCGGCGAAACTGAACGTGCTGCACTGGCACTTGACCGACGATCAGGGCTGGCGCTTCGCGTCCAGCCGTTATCCGAAGCTGCAGCAACAGGCCAGCGACGGCCTGTTTTACACCCAGGCGCAGATGAAAGAGATTGTGCGCTATGCGGCCGAACGCGGCATCCGCGTGGTGCCGGAAATTGACATGCCGGGCCACGCCTCGGCGATCGCCGTGGCTTATCCGGAGCTCATGAGCGCGCCAGGGCCCTATTCGATGGAACGCCATTGGGGCGTACTGAAGCCGGTGCTCGACCCGACGAAGGAAGCGACCTACGCGTTTGCGGAAGCCATGGTCAGCGAACTGGCGGCGATTTTCCCCGATCCGTATCTGCATATCGGCGGCGATGAGGTCGATGACAGCCAATGGCGCGCCAACCCGGCCATTCAAAAATTCCTCAAAGAGAAAGGACTGGCGGATAGCCACGCGCTGCAGGCGTACTTTAACCGACGGCTGGAGACCCTCCTCGAAAAACACCACCGGCAAATGGTCGGCTGGGATGAAATCTACCACCCTGATTTACCGAAAAGCATTCTGATTCAGTCCTGGCAGGGGCAGGATGCGTTAGGCGAGGTCGCCAAAAACGGCTATCGCGGCATTCTCTCCACCGGTTTTTACCTCGACCAGCCGCAGTACACCGCCTACCACTATCGCAATGAAGTCATCCCGCAGGGGCTCAATGGTGTGGATACGATTACCGATAGCGACAGCGCCCAGAGCTGGCAGTTCTCGATGCCGCGCCTGAAGGGCAGCGCCGTTGAGGGCAGCTTTACGCTGGTCAAGGGCGATAGCGGTTGGCGAGGCTTTATTGATTTCAAAGGTAAATCTCGCCGTGCGGTGCAGGATATCGAATGGTTGAGCGACGATCAGGTGACGTTCAGCGTCGATACCTGGATGGGGGAAACGCGCCCGGTGCTGACCATCAACGCCGATAAGCTCGGCGGTTACTTCCTGCTTGGCAACACCCGCTATCCGATTGACGGCAAGCGCCTGGATGCTGTACCACAGGGCATCCAGCCGACAGTGCCCGACGCGCAGCAGCAGAAGAATCTGCTCGGCGGCGAGGCGGCGCTGTGGGCGGAAAATATCGCTGCGCCGGTGATTGACATCAAGCTGTGGCCGCGGGCCTTCGCGGTGGCGGAGCGGCTGTGGTCGGCGCAGGATGTCACAGATAGCGACAATATGTACCAGCGCCTGCAGGCGATAGACAGTTGGTCAACGGTCTCCGTCGGCCTGCAGCAGCATACTCAACAGCTGGAGCAGTTCACCCGTCTGGCGAACAGCAGCCATACGCTGGCGCTGCAGATCCTTGCCGAGGCGCTGGAACCGGCGCATTACTACACCCGCCAGCACCTGAAATTCCAGGCGGATCATTATCATCAGTTTGAACCGCTTAACCGGTTAGCCGATGCGCTGCCGGCGGAAAGCGACACCGTGCGCAGCCTGAATCGCTGGGCGGAGCGGCTCATCAGCGACGCCGAAGATAGCGAGAGCGCCGATGCGCTGCGCCACGTCTTTACCCGCTGGCAGAACAACGGCGGCGATGCGCTGGCGCTGACCGACAATAATTATCAGCTGGCGGCGATCAAACCGGTGGCGCAGCAGGTCGATAAGCTGGCGAGTTTGGGTCTGCGCTTGACCGATCTGGTAGCGCGACAGGGGACGCTGGACGATAAAGAGTACGCCTCGATTCAGGCACAACTGGATACGGCGGCGAAAACGCAGGATGAATTGGTGATTGCGGCGGTCTATCCGCTGGAGAAATTGCTGCGGGCAACGAAGATAAAATAG